ctgccggGACGCATCTGTTCATCCATTCCTTGTGCTTCCCTGCACGGATACCTTGTGCATCACCACCAGCCAAGCTCTCGCTGGCCCCGCCAAGGGAAgcatggatggagggatggaggagcgTGCCCGGCCTGCACCCGCTGCAGAGGGAGGCAAGGGGAGGCCGGTGGTGGAGGCAGTGGTGCAGAAAGGAGAGAGGTGGCTCGCATGGTTCGAGAGACAGCGACAGAGAGAGGGGGCTTCTGCACATCGCCCCGTGCCCCTGCCCCAGTACCTCTTCCTCTGAGGCAATGAGGGATTTGAGAGACTGGTCCATGGTCCGCAGCTCTTCTTCCAGCTGTCTCACTCGGCTGGGGTGGAAGGGGGGCACCCCAGGAGGGGGACAGCAGAGAACAGGGTCAGGGATGTGATGCCGGTGGGTTggcacccccccacccccagcctgccATCCCAATGATAGACCCTGCTGCTTCCAGGGAGggacatccccatccccatccccatgtcTGCCAGGGATTTGGGGCAAGGGCTGTGTGGGACCCCTGCACGCTGCCCACCAGGAGCCCCGCTCACCTCTCCGCCACCTCTGCCCTCTCCTCTGAGCGCTCCAGCTCTCCCTCAAGGACGACCAGCTTGCGGGCGACCTGTTGATGGCAGTAAGAGGCCCACGTTGGCCCTGTGCTTGCCCCAGGTgggggcacagggctgtgaggaggtggctctgggtgctgccaggGTGTCAGGACTGGGGAAAGGGTTACACACCTCCTCATATTTGCGGTCAGCCTCCTCTGCTATGTGCTTTGCCTCCTTCAGCTGCATTTCCTGGAGTTCCATCTTCTCCTCATCTTTCATGGCCCTGTTTTCGATGACCTTCATGCCTCTGAGGAAAGACCATGCGAGAAGATGTTACGGCTGTGGGTCAAGGTGTCATCTGCACATCCTGCCTGCCCATCTGCACATCCTGTACCCTAAACAATACCACCCTCCAGCTTCAGAGACATGGTACATTGCTTGGGGAGGATGGCATGCAGTAAGGTCACACCAGCAGTACCCCAAAAATGCTCCTGTGCAGAATTAGAGTAGAGCTGGCCCCAGGGCAATGTTCCAGAGTGAGGTATGCCTATGGTGCCCCTCAAGCACGCAGGTCCTGAACCCACGTTTGGGGGTGAAAAGGTGTGCAGCCCAGGATGAGCCAGCCACAACCTCCACAAAAACAGCCCAACAGGCTGGCAGCCTGAAGGAAACACTGGAAAACATCCTGTGGCAAAGCCTTTCTCATTCTGGGTGATGCTCACAAACAGGGGATTACCAAAACCCCGCAAACCCCCACAGAAGGGACTCCTGCAGACTCTTCTCTCACTCAGATGCTGTTGCTCAAACTGGTCTTTGCCAATGGAGGGAAGAGCTCATGTAGCTGTCAGGAGTGCTGTGACATGTCTGGGCACTCCCATGCAACCTGACTGCCCTTGCCTGCACAGTTCCAGTCTGGGAAACCTGCTTGCCATGAGGATGGGGCAACACACACCCTGTGGAACTCTCTTTGAATGAGGCTGTCTTGTTCTCAAATCTGACCTTAGTTACCAGCACAGAGGTTCCCTCCTGGGCTGTTGTGTCTTTGAGCATAGAAAGCTGCTCTGGGGAATAAAATATGCTCTTATCTTCCTCTGGCTTTGGTTACAGTCTGGTGCTTTTATAAATACAAGATaaaatttttcaggattttatgTGTGCTCTGGATAAGAATGTCTGTATATGGGGGACTTCTTTGCATTATGGCTTTATTCTCTCCCTTTGAAGTCTGCAGGAAAACCAACATAAACCCCAATAAGGTCACTTCAGAGGGACCCCACTGCAAAATTAAGGGGGCTGTCTGCAATCAGTGGTGACTTGATACCACTCCCACTGTGTCTATCCATCCCACCTCTCGCTCTCATCAGCCGCCTTCTCAGCTTCCTCCAGCTTCTGCAGGGCAGTGGCCAGGCGCTCCTGGGCACGGTCCAGCTCCTCCTCTACCAGCTGGATGCGGCGGTTGAGGGAAGCCACTTCAGCTTCAGCCTGGGGGAACAGAAACCCCTCAGTCATCCCATGTCACATACATAtattgaaaaatacattttcaatgGTTACTCCTACATTTACCATCTGGAATGCCCCTTGGCACTGTGCAACCAGCCCATGTTCACTGGAATGGCATGCCTGACCATGCATCCCCTCACCTCTCTATAGGGTTATCTCCATCCCTAGTGGCTATTTGATGCTGGCTTCTCCCAGCCTTTCAGCCACAGCCTGCCATGTGCAGCCCCACCATGTCCTTGTACCTCCAGCTCCCGCCCTGGAGGGGGACAGGGCACATTCACTGGGGTAGGGTGGCCATAGCAGCCATGTCGTCACGGGGATGGTATTTGGGGTTTGCAGAGCAGTGAGTAAGGGGGGAGGAATGCCCTGTGCGGCTTCGCTCCTGAAAAGGAGATCGGAGCTGCTTGTGGATTTCCTGTTTACAGAGGCGGCCGAGTGAGCCGGGAGTTTCTCCTGCGGGAACCCCCAGGGCCCTGTGCAACAGGGCAGCCTGAAGCCAAGCACGGAGCCCCCCCAGCTGATGTACAGCACGGTGCCGGGGGCAGTGGAGCGAGTCGCCCTCAGCAGGCTGGCGCCCGGCCAAGATGAGGCTGGCAGGACCAGAGCCCTCCCTTTCCCAGGCTCCCCacgcacagggctgggagctggggctggccaGGAGCAGTGGCCCTGGCCCTCCGCCAGCCCGTTGACGCCTGGCCTTGCACTCTTTCCATTTGGTAAAGGCCTCCTGCTCCATCGCCACAGTCGGGAAACACtgcctcagcagctcccagccccgcttCCCACCAGGGGGgtgcaaggaaaacaaacccctCAAAATCAGGGGATGGGTGGCAATAAGACCTCACTGTGGGGAGCAGCCCCATGCACCAACCCAGGAGATAGTGTCTCCTGCTTAttcacaggctgcagcaggactggCTGGCTGCGGTGCCTGGACACATCCAGCCTCATGCTTCAGCACTGCGAATGCCCCAGGGAATATTAGCCAAGCACAAGGCCTATGGGAACAGCAAGGGGCTGTCACCCTGCATGGCGCCACTGTGCCCTCACAATTCCCCGTGGGGAGTTGGCAGAATGGGGACAGGCACAGCCGGCACCTCTCTGAGAGGGTTGCCAGCCCCACATCTGCTTCCACCCCATGAATACCCTTTCTACAGACTCTCCGAGAGCTTGTCCCTTGCCGGACTGCCCAATGGGGCGCTGGAGCTGGCCCCCACAGGGCAGTGCTCTGCCCGCAGCATCAACCTCACTGTGTCggtagatttttttcccagggaatCACCCCCAAAGTGGGTCAGACCTGCCCGGATGGACACTTGGGAACatgagctctccctgcagctcccagtgacCGGGGAACCCGATCTGAGGCTGCAGGAAAGGGCCATTTCCTCCGCACACAGCCCGAGTGACAACAACCCGGGTactgcacccagctctgccgCTCCTGATATGGTGAGAATGTTGAATGAGTAGGCataggaaacagaaagaaaggaagaaaaccgAAAGCTCCAACAACTAAAAAGACAAACCAggaaaaagctgcagcttgGGAATGCCATCCCACTGCCAGAATGGAAATTTTGGCCTGAGGCAATGTGAAGGGGCGGCTTGTCCCCAAGaagggacaggctggagagctAAAGCTCTGCGGCCCGGACCGCAAAGTCCGCTGGAAGCCAGACAAGAGCCTGGGCGTGGGATTCTGAGCTGTGCACGCTGGCCTTCGAGGGAGAGGATCCTTTCCCAGGAGGCGCCCGATCCCAAGGCAGGGCTGGCCGCTGCCCGCTCCCAGCACCCGGCCAGCCGGGAAGCCCTGGGGAGCCCCGCTGAACGCAGCATCTTCTCTCGGAGGAGGGAGGCGGCTGGCGGACGCTGCCCGCAGGCAGGGACTGCCCCGAGCTCCCCAGCGCCGGGCTCTCCAGCCGGGTGGCAGCTCCCCGCGGCTCCCCGGGGACCTCCCGCCGCTCCTCCGCCCCGCGGGCAGCCAGCCCGGCTACCGCGGCTCGGGGGCCCGGGGCCGGCCCGCCGGAACGGATGCCGGcagcggggccggagccggCGGGGCATCCCGGGGAGCTGCCGGGGCGCCCCCCGccctcctcttcccatcccAGCGGCCCTTACCCGCTCCCGGGCCTGCCGCTCGGCATCGGCCTCCCGCTGCAGGTGCTCGGCGCGCTCCTCCGCCTCGTCGGCCACCTGCTGCAAGCTCTGGATCTTCTTCTTGACGGCATCGATGGAGCTGGCGCTGGCCATGGCGGGGACTGCCGGCGGGGAGGCCACACCGCCAAGACCTTTGTGGGATCCGCCCGGCTCGGGCAGGAAGCGCTCAGGCAGCGaccgctcccgccgcccgccctgcctccatcccttcctgctcctcctcctcctcctgctgctgctgctattgcTGCCTCCGACCGACCTGCTCCGCCGCTCCTCTGGGCAAGGCTTGCGGGGCTCACCCGCGGCAGGAGAGAGTTCCCACGCCGGGAGGGATGCACAGTGCCCCTCATCCCAAATAGGACAGAGGGTGCCCCCGGGCAGGGTGCGTGGTCCTCCCCAGGCTCTGGTCACCATCTCTACATCCCCGCCAAGGCAAGATGCACAATGGCTTCGGGGCAGGGCACACTGGCCCCCACCCCGGGTCAGCACGCATAGTCCCAGGCAGATGCATGGTCCCCACTGAAAGGGCACATGGTACCCCCAGAGAGGGCACACAGTGGCCCCAAGGCAGGGGTGCTGCCCCGGATGCAGGCTGCCCCCCAGGCAGGGGTGCACAGTCACACTGAAATCCCCCAGAGCAACGGAGAGGACCCCAGGGAAATGGACTCATTTCCATCAGTCCACAGAGTCTGTGAGTGCTGGAGCCTGTCCTGTGTGAGCCCCCATGGCCACAGGAGCTATGTACCCGTGGGTATTCCCCAAATGCTGCCCTCCACAGCCCTTGCTGCAGAGCTAAGGAGGGTTGTGGACTTTTTCCTTATGGAAAGTCAGTAAGAGGCATGAGCAGAGCCCGCTCCTGGCTGCCCTCTGGGGCTACCTGGGTTTCAGCCAGGTCCCCAGCATCCATCATGTTCAGTCCCTTGTATCTGCTCCCCAATGTGAGGACCTGTCTGACAGCCCCACAGAGACTCATGGGGCCCATGGACACCCTGGCACCTCCAGCCTGGGGATTGTGCCCTGTGGGGGAGGCCAaacctccagctcctggctctccaTTTTGGCTGGGGCACATGTCTTGATCCATCAGaagaagctggagctgctggcgcTCAATCCTCCCTTAAGAAGTACTGACAGCCTTCTGGCTGCACTTCACACCTGCCTCCAGGAATGCCAGTTCCCAGGCTGACCTCACCAGCTGGCTCACCAGGGCCAGGGGTCCTGGGGGTGACTCAGCCACACTGCTATCTGCACCTTGCAGATCCATGTCCCCTTGCCAAGAGGCAGCGGAAGAGGCGATACTGTGGGTCCCCTGGGAGCACACAGCCTTGGGCTTGGCCTTGGGCCCAGCTGGTACTGCCTCCTCCCAGTCTGAGGCCTGGATGTCAGTAATGCTCCCAAGCCAGGACATGGGGGCCCAGAGCAGAAACAAGGGTTCCtggcagcagtggggcagggatgagccagctgcaggcaggaggggaacAGGATGCAGGTCAGCCACCCTGGTCCTGCAGTAGCCAGGCTAGGTGCCTCCTGCTGTGGCCCCACCCCGAGATGCAGTCACTTCCCAGCAGAGTGCTGTTCCCTCCCACCAGCTCAGGGAATCGCCAAATAAGAGCAAAGTCTTGGCTGGGGAAAGCAGCTGGGGCGGGAGCATGGGTGAAGCCTTTGGGATCATGGCCTGGGAATGGCAGTTTCCCTAAGGCCCCTCCGGGGTGGCTGGGgacagccactgctggggaTGCGGGGCGATGGAGAGGGCTGTTCTGGCTAAACCTGCTCTCCCGGCCTCACCGTTTCCAGCAGCCCTTTCCCATCCCGACCTGGGCACCATGACTGTCCCTCCTGGGAACAAGAGATTCTGGGGGCATGGtgggctctcagagctgctgggaagctCTGTGGAGTTGCTGATCAGGAGTCAGGCATTCCCTGCTCTATGCCACTATCTGACACTTCTCCAAGTGCCTGGGGCATTGTATTTGCACTCTTTAGTGCAGTCCCGTGGCCTTCATACCCCAGcatgcagtgccagcagcagggcagggccatATTGAGGTGGCTGTTTATTCTTTTAAGGCATTGATATTTTTGCCAAGAGCAGGAGGCTGCCTGGATCACTGGTATGAGCCTGAGCCATCTGAGGAATGGGGACACTCTGTGCTCAAAGGCACCCACTGTCCTGACAGCCAGGGAGGGCATGGGGTGCCTGGGGTGGGTGTGCTCTGGGGGTCTACCCAATGCTTCCTCTGCtggaagcaggagctgtgctgtgccttgCACCAGGGAGGAGGTGATACCAGCTCTGGCACTTAGAGCTGTCAGCACATTCAGGTCCCTGGCGCCAAGGGGTGACTCCCAGAGTCCCACACATGGTGCAGCCTGTCCAGGCTTTGGCATAGTTGTGGGGAGATCCCGGTGTTGGAGCACTGCAGCCTGACACTGCTCCTTCACCGTGGCTCcggctccagcccttccctggtgGCTCCCATCCACTGTATCTTCTGGTACAGAACTCTCTGTGCTGAAGCCCACAGACTTGCCGAACTGCTGTGGACCAAGAGCCGGGAAACACCCTCCCTGCCAAGGATGGCATCACACAgcccactgccagcagcaaacCACACCCCACAGCCAACATCTGCCTGGTACCACTGTTTGCCCCTTCCTCTGAGCCCTGCACAGGGAACATCATGTCCCCTTTCACCCACACTGGGTTTGCCCTGTCCCACACCAGCATGGACCCAATTAGACCAGCG
This genomic stretch from Corvus hawaiiensis isolate bCorHaw1 chromosome Z, bCorHaw1.pri.cur, whole genome shotgun sequence harbors:
- the TPM2 gene encoding tropomyosin beta chain isoform X7, with product MASASSIDAVKKKIQSLQQVADEAEERAEHLQREADAERQARERAEAEVASLNRRIQLVEEELDRAQERLATALQKLEEAEKAADESERGMKVIENRAMKDEEKMELQEMQLKEAKHIAEEADRKYEEVARKLVVLEGELERSEERAEVAESRVRQLEEELRTMDQSLKSLIASEEEYSTKEDKYEEEIKLLGEKLKEAETRAEFAERSVAKLEKTIDDLEDEVYAQKMKYKAISEELDNALNDITSL
- the TPM2 gene encoding tropomyosin beta chain isoform X10, yielding MASASSIDAVKKKIQSLQQVADEAEERAEHLQREADAERQARERAEAEVASLNRRIQLVEEELDRAQERLATALQKLEEAEKAADESERGMKVIENRAMKDEEKMELQEMQLKEAKHIAEEADRKYEEVARKLVVLEGELERSEERAEVAESRVRQLEEELRTMDQSLKSLIASEEEYSTKEDKYEEEIKLLGEKLKEAETRAEFAERSVAKLEKTIDDLEERSQQEAEKNRVLTNELRVILTELNN
- the TPM2 gene encoding tropomyosin beta chain isoform X6 gives rise to the protein MASASSIDAVKKKIQSLQQVADEAEERAEHLQREADAERQARERAEAEVASLNRRIQLVEEELDRAQERLATALQKLEEAEKAADESERGMKVIENRAMKDEEKMELQEMQLKEAKHIAEEADRKYEEVARKLVVLEGELERSEERAEVAESRVRQLEEELRTMDQSLKSLIASEEEYSTKEDKYEEEIKLLGEKLKEAETRAEFAERSVAKLEKTIDDLEESLASAKEENVGIHQVLDQTLLELNNL
- the TPM2 gene encoding tropomyosin beta chain isoform X9; translation: MASASSIDAVKKKIQSLQQVADEAEERAEHLQREADAERQARERAEAEVASLNRRIQLVEEELDRAQERLATALQKLEEAEKAADESERGMKVIENRAMKDEEKMELQEMQLKEAKHIAEEADRKYEEVARKLVVLEGELERSEERAEVAESKCGDLEEELKIVTNNLKSLEAQADKYSTKEDKYEEEIKLLGEKLKEAETRAEFAERSVAKLEKTIDDLEDEVYAQKMKYKAISEELDNALNDITSL
- the TPM2 gene encoding tropomyosin beta chain isoform X11, whose amino-acid sequence is MASASSIDAVKKKIQSLQQVADEAEERAEHLQREADAERQARERAEAEVASLNRRIQLVEEELDRAQERLATALQKLEEAEKAADESERGMKVIENRAMKDEEKMELQEMQLKEAKHIAEEADRKYEEVARKLVVLEGELERSEERAEVAESKCGDLEEELKIVTNNLKSLEAQADKYSTKEDKYEEEIKLLGEKLKEAETRAEFAERSVAKLEKTIDDLEERSQQEAEKNRVLTNELRVILTELNN
- the TPM2 gene encoding tropomyosin beta chain isoform X8, with the translated sequence MASASSIDAVKKKIQSLQQVADEAEERAEHLQREADAERQARERAEAEVASLNRRIQLVEEELDRAQERLATALQKLEEAEKAADESERGMKVIENRAMKDEEKMELQEMQLKEAKHIAEEADRKYEEVARKLVVLEGELERSEERAEVAESKCGDLEEELKIVTNNLKSLEAQADKYSTKEDKYEEEIKLLGEKLKEAETRAEFAERSVAKLEKTIDDLEESLASAKEENVGIHQVLDQTLLELNNL